From a single bacterium genomic region:
- a CDS encoding glycosyltransferase: protein MNQTKPELSIIILGCNQAAKILRLLTSIQAQSFLPDATEIIYTDDLSTDYTLTQLQSFSSKLPLQNAENNTGKRNRAAARNRGAAIANAEWFLFLDGDGELDKDFVAQLWQHRERDTVLTTAVLPHPEAVCPARRYEVLRSPAYRAQTTGNTTIHGYHLQSIAFLIHRTSFQQANGFDEAFAGRSGEDIDLGIRLAVFGTKLRVVPTALYYHNHPRTIRELVDVKEKYAAQGIPRILKHDTTIFRAARLNWLFEENPPYRTKHPLLFKCLKLFSLPIWSKIAERGQFWWTGRTLIPLLCFIGTMNGFHRYITTGKITEEDAGWSLG from the coding sequence ATGAATCAAACCAAACCGGAACTGTCCATCATCATCCTCGGCTGCAACCAAGCAGCTAAGATTCTCCGGTTACTCACATCGATTCAAGCCCAATCCTTTTTGCCCGACGCAACAGAAATTATCTATACCGACGACCTCTCCACCGACTATACCCTTACGCAGTTACAGTCATTCTCATCAAAATTGCCGTTGCAGAATGCTGAGAACAATACCGGGAAACGGAATCGTGCCGCTGCCCGTAATCGCGGAGCAGCAATTGCCAACGCTGAATGGTTCCTGTTCCTCGATGGCGATGGTGAACTCGATAAAGATTTTGTCGCGCAGCTATGGCAACACCGCGAACGGGACACTGTTTTAACAACTGCGGTATTGCCGCATCCGGAAGCGGTCTGCCCAGCCCGCCGCTATGAAGTCTTGCGCAGCCCTGCCTATCGTGCTCAGACAACTGGTAACACCACCATTCACGGCTATCACCTCCAAAGTATCGCCTTCCTCATCCATCGAACTTCGTTTCAACAAGCCAATGGGTTTGATGAAGCATTTGCCGGACGGAGTGGGGAGGATATCGATTTAGGGATTCGGTTGGCAGTCTTTGGCACTAAGCTGCGGGTAGTGCCGACCGCGCTCTATTATCACAATCACCCTCGAACAATCCGGGAACTCGTAGATGTGAAAGAAAAGTATGCGGCACAAGGGATCCCCCGGATTCTTAAGCACGATACTACGATTTTTCGAGCCGCCAGGCTCAATTGGCTGTTCGAGGAGAATCCACCCTACCGAACAAAGCATCCGCTGCTTTTCAAATGTCTTAAATTGTTTTCTCTTCCGATATGGTCGAAGATTGCTGAGCGGGGTCAGTTTTGGTGGACGGGACGAACACTTATACCTTTGCTCTGTTTTATCGGAACGATGAACGGATTTCACCGATATATAACAACTGGTAAAATCACCGAGGAGGATGCCGGATGGTCACTTGGTTAG
- a CDS encoding bifunctional 5,10-methylenetetrahydrofolate dehydrogenase/5,10-methenyltetrahydrofolate cyclohydrolase, with the protein MVTWLGQPVADSVYERIVDSVGKLKQRGVIPGLGLLLVGNNPASEVYVRMKGKACEKFGIASKTIKLPENATEQDVTSAIHQLNRDPEIHGFIVQLPLPKHLPERKLLDCIDPNKDADCLTAVNIGRLVLGESHMLPCTPAGILSLLEFYGAPISGKHIVIIGRSQIVGRPLSILLSLKGIDATVTIAHSKTPNLRQLLSIADGVVAAIGVPEFLPTSHCKPGSWVVDVGVNRVPDSNSKGYKLTGDTKN; encoded by the coding sequence ATGGTCACTTGGTTAGGACAACCTGTTGCCGACTCAGTCTATGAACGCATTGTCGACAGTGTCGGAAAACTCAAGCAACGTGGTGTAATCCCCGGCTTAGGGCTATTGCTCGTCGGGAATAACCCAGCATCGGAAGTCTATGTCCGAATGAAGGGGAAAGCCTGCGAGAAATTCGGTATTGCCTCGAAAACTATCAAACTCCCGGAAAATGCAACCGAGCAAGATGTAACGTCAGCTATCCACCAGTTGAATCGCGATCCCGAAATCCATGGATTCATCGTCCAACTACCCCTCCCAAAGCATCTTCCCGAGCGGAAGTTGTTGGATTGCATTGACCCCAACAAAGATGCCGATTGCTTAACTGCCGTTAATATCGGTCGCCTCGTGTTGGGGGAGTCGCACATGCTTCCCTGTACTCCGGCGGGTATTCTTTCACTCTTGGAGTTCTATGGTGCGCCAATTTCGGGGAAACACATAGTTATCATTGGTCGCTCACAAATAGTCGGGCGACCCCTTTCGATCCTTTTATCGTTAAAAGGAATTGATGCGACAGTTACCATTGCTCACAGCAAAACACCGAACCTGCGCCAGCTTTTGTCCATCGCTGATGGTGTGGTTGCCGCAATTGGAGTACCCGAGTTTCTTCCTACAAGCCATTGCAAACCGGGGTCTTGGGTGGTTGATGTCGGGGTTAACCGTGTTCCAGACAGTAATTCAAAAGGCTACAAGTTGACCGGGGACACTAAAAATG